In Pseudomonas sp. R76, one genomic interval encodes:
- a CDS encoding polysaccharide biosynthesis/export family protein, giving the protein MKKTVLILAMMALAACNTPARIVPPDDQTVEDGKRALDQLAQLPPAVERIRIGDQLRIVRDAGEMPTLSAFNVSTIYELTLYTVQTDGKINYPFLGPIQVAGRQPSELAAELSNKLAPVYREPRVTVNINQAPGNSVIVGGAVNNPTAVQLGTANTLEQAIVGAGGVNPSGNASMVALLREDAQGAYHAYFLDFSQYLKPGPNGRKPVHLQRGDVVFVPKSNVGERIQGVDTYLNQLIPFTKSIGVGYNYTKTSGGNN; this is encoded by the coding sequence ATGAAAAAAACCGTGCTCATCCTGGCCATGATGGCCTTGGCCGCCTGCAATACGCCGGCTCGCATCGTGCCCCCGGACGACCAGACCGTGGAGGACGGCAAACGCGCCCTCGACCAGCTTGCACAGCTGCCGCCGGCAGTGGAACGCATCCGCATCGGCGACCAGTTGCGTATCGTGCGCGATGCCGGGGAGATGCCGACGCTGTCGGCGTTCAACGTCAGCACCATCTACGAGCTGACGCTGTACACGGTGCAGACCGACGGCAAAATCAACTACCCGTTCCTGGGGCCCATTCAGGTCGCCGGGCGCCAGCCATCGGAACTGGCCGCTGAGCTGAGCAACAAGCTCGCGCCGGTGTACCGCGAGCCTCGGGTGACGGTGAACATCAACCAGGCGCCGGGTAACTCGGTGATCGTCGGCGGCGCGGTGAATAACCCGACGGCGGTGCAGCTGGGCACGGCCAACACCCTGGAACAAGCGATTGTCGGCGCCGGCGGGGTGAACCCGTCGGGCAATGCCAGCATGGTCGCGCTGCTGCGCGAAGATGCCCAGGGCGCCTACCACGCCTACTTCCTGGACTTCAGCCAATACCTCAAGCCCGGCCCGAATGGGCGTAAACCGGTGCACCTGCAACGCGGTGACGTGGTGTTCGTGCCCAAATCCAACGTCGGCGAACGCATCCAAGGGGTGGATACCTAC
- a CDS encoding glycosyltransferase family 2 protein gives MRTSLIIPTRNASSHLARLLPALSMQTVQPDEMLVVDSASSDDTVARFRDFGARVEVIDARDFNHGGTRRWASEQVSGDALIVMTQDAIPADPETFANLLGELQQDPLNGVAYGRQLPHPGAGVLGAQSRHFNYPEHSRSKSLADAPELGIKTCFSSDSFSVYRRSALQAVGGFPADVIGSEDAYVAARLLLDGYKVRYAASARVYHSHDYRLMDEFHRYFDIGVFYGREPWIRQAFGDAGGEGKRYVLAELAALRAAGALHRVPEVLVRSAFKLLGYRLGHLERRLPIALKRRISMFPGYWR, from the coding sequence ATGCGTACCTCGTTGATCATCCCGACCCGCAACGCGTCCAGCCACCTGGCGCGGTTGCTGCCCGCACTGAGCATGCAGACCGTGCAACCGGACGAGATGCTGGTGGTCGACAGCGCCTCCAGCGACGACACCGTGGCGCGCTTTCGCGACTTCGGTGCGCGGGTCGAGGTGATTGACGCGCGCGATTTCAACCACGGCGGCACGCGGCGCTGGGCCAGTGAGCAAGTCAGCGGCGACGCGCTGATAGTAATGACCCAGGACGCGATACCGGCCGACCCCGAGACCTTCGCCAACCTGCTCGGCGAGTTGCAGCAAGACCCGCTCAACGGCGTGGCCTACGGCCGCCAACTGCCGCACCCCGGCGCCGGCGTGTTGGGCGCGCAATCGCGGCATTTCAATTACCCCGAACACAGCCGCAGCAAAAGCCTGGCCGATGCGCCGGAGCTGGGGATCAAGACCTGCTTCAGCTCGGACTCGTTCAGCGTGTACCGACGCAGCGCTTTGCAGGCGGTCGGTGGTTTCCCCGCCGATGTGATCGGCAGCGAAGACGCCTACGTCGCGGCGCGCCTGCTGCTCGACGGCTACAAGGTGCGCTACGCCGCGTCGGCGCGGGTGTACCACTCCCACGATTACCGACTCATGGATGAGTTTCACCGCTACTTCGACATTGGCGTGTTCTACGGTCGCGAGCCGTGGATTCGCCAGGCCTTTGGCGATGCCGGCGGTGAAGGTAAACGCTATGTACTGGCTGAGCTTGCGGCATTGCGCGCAGCCGGTGCATTGCACCGCGTACCCGAAGTACTGGTGCGCAGCGCGTTCAAGTTGCTTGGCTATCGGCTGGGCCATCTGGAACGCCGGCTCCCCATCGCCCTCAAGCGGCGCATCAGCATGTTCCCCGGTTATTGGAGGTGA
- a CDS encoding mannose-1-phosphate guanylyltransferase/mannose-6-phosphate isomerase → MNTLNGLIPCIISGGSGTRLWPVSRQNMPKPFMRMRDGQSLLQKTFERAARLPGVESVLTVTNRDLLFRTLDDYRVVNKAHLPLDLLLEPFGRNTAAAIAVAALHVQEHFGDQAQLLVLPADHLISDETAFAAAVTQARELAEAGYLVTFGIQPDHPETGFGYIEKGEALGTGNRVKRFVEKPDLATAQGYLDGGKHLWNAGMFCFKASTLVDELAAHAPDVLAAAKAALEHSQALQNKTSRQRELSAEGFGAAPDISIDVALMEKSKQVAVVPCDIGWSDIGSWEALRQLTPSDAQGNQVNGEAILHDVHNCYIDSPKRVLGAVGVRDLIIVDTPDALLIADAHRSQDVRYIVAELKRQDHPAFSLHRTVTRPWGTYTVLEESSRFKIKRIVVKPQASLSLQMHHHRSEHWVVVSGAAQITNGDREFLINANESTYIPAGHKHRLTNPGIIDLVMIEVQSGEYLGEDDIVRFDDIYGRAPAAEVKK, encoded by the coding sequence ATGAATACCCTCAACGGATTGATTCCCTGCATCATTTCCGGCGGCTCGGGCACACGGCTGTGGCCGGTGTCGCGGCAGAACATGCCCAAGCCCTTCATGCGCATGCGTGACGGCCAGAGCCTTCTGCAAAAGACCTTCGAGCGCGCCGCGCGCCTGCCGGGCGTGGAAAGCGTGCTCACGGTGACCAACCGCGACCTGCTGTTTCGCACCCTGGATGACTACCGCGTGGTCAACAAGGCGCACCTGCCGCTGGACCTGCTGCTGGAACCGTTCGGGCGCAACACGGCGGCGGCCATCGCTGTCGCGGCGTTGCATGTGCAGGAACATTTCGGCGATCAGGCGCAACTGCTGGTGTTGCCTGCCGACCACTTGATCAGCGACGAAACCGCGTTCGCCGCCGCCGTCACCCAAGCCCGCGAGCTGGCTGAAGCCGGCTACCTGGTGACCTTCGGCATCCAGCCCGACCACCCGGAAACCGGCTTCGGCTATATCGAAAAAGGCGAAGCGCTGGGTACCGGCAACCGGGTCAAACGCTTTGTCGAGAAACCCGACCTGGCCACCGCACAAGGCTATCTGGACGGCGGTAAACACCTGTGGAACGCCGGCATGTTCTGCTTCAAGGCCAGCACCCTGGTCGACGAACTCGCCGCCCACGCCCCCGATGTATTGGCCGCCGCAAAAGCCGCCTTGGAGCACAGCCAGGCCCTGCAGAATAAAACCTCACGCCAGCGCGAATTGAGCGCCGAAGGCTTCGGTGCCGCGCCGGATATTTCCATCGACGTGGCGTTGATGGAGAAATCCAAGCAAGTCGCCGTGGTGCCCTGCGACATCGGCTGGAGCGACATCGGTTCCTGGGAAGCGCTGCGCCAGCTCACGCCCAGCGACGCGCAGGGCAACCAGGTGAATGGCGAAGCGATTTTGCATGACGTGCACAACTGCTACATCGACTCGCCCAAGCGCGTGCTCGGCGCCGTCGGCGTGCGTGACCTGATCATCGTCGACACCCCCGACGCCCTGCTGATCGCCGACGCCCACCGCAGCCAGGATGTGCGTTACATCGTCGCCGAACTCAAGCGCCAGGATCACCCGGCATTCAGCCTGCACCGCACCGTTACCCGGCCATGGGGCACCTATACGGTGCTGGAGGAAAGCAGCCGCTTCAAGATCAAGCGCATCGTGGTCAAGCCCCAGGCCTCGCTGTCGTTGCAGATGCACCACCATCGCAGCGAGCACTGGGTGGTGGTCAGCGGCGCGGCGCAGATCACCAATGGCGATCGCGAATTCCTGATCAACGCCAACGAGTCCACCTACATCCCGGCCGGGCACAAACACCGCCTGACCAACCCCGGCATCATCGACCTGGTGATGATCGAGGTGCAGAGCGGCGAGTACCTGGGCGAAGACGACATCGTGCGCTTTGACGACATCTACGGGCGTGCGCCCGCCGCAGAAGTGAAAAAGTGA
- a CDS encoding undecaprenyl-phosphate glucose phosphotransferase has protein sequence MREKSSVDSLFLTRAGFVEFFVVFVKLIHGLTAILPPLVLVLFLDPLAPELRSHFLGLLLFFAVLTIILFQALGIYSEELFSNRLRLRAKIVAWSAAFCILLFMYQILQFFPQLTPRNLVAWYFASLGLFCLERLVMLRLYRNLMRKGKYLQRTVILGFTDTAVHVADHLQRNGDIRSGLIGFIDDRTERIPKELSNLPLLGNTRDLEKLIRAEQVNQVMICLPWAAEQRIHGLVNRLRQMSVNVMLVPDMAALRYGHSRITDVGGILMFNTSQLPLRGWSPVIKRCEDVLLASLALVALSPVMLVTAIAIKLDSKGPVLFRQNRYGYNDNEIRVFKFRSMFTDQSDFTAEQQTTRKDPRITRVGRIIRKTSIDELPQLFNVLLGNMSMVGPRPHATATKAAGVPFEVAVSEYSSRHRVKPGITGWAQINGYRGETDTLFKIQKRVEYDLEYISKWSVWFDLYIVFMTVPAVLSTKEVY, from the coding sequence ATGCGAGAAAAGTCGTCAGTCGACAGCCTGTTTCTGACCCGCGCCGGTTTTGTTGAATTCTTTGTAGTTTTCGTCAAGTTGATCCATGGCCTGACTGCCATTTTGCCGCCCCTGGTGCTGGTGTTGTTCCTCGACCCACTGGCCCCTGAGCTGCGCTCCCACTTTCTCGGCCTGCTGCTGTTTTTCGCGGTCCTGACCATTATTCTGTTCCAGGCCTTGGGCATCTATTCCGAAGAGCTGTTCAGCAACCGCCTGCGCCTGCGCGCCAAGATAGTTGCCTGGTCGGCGGCGTTCTGCATTTTGCTGTTCATGTACCAGATCCTGCAGTTTTTCCCGCAATTGACCCCGCGCAATCTGGTGGCCTGGTACTTCGCCAGTCTCGGCCTGTTCTGCCTTGAGCGCCTGGTGATGCTGCGCCTGTACCGCAACCTGATGCGCAAGGGCAAATACCTGCAACGCACGGTGATCCTGGGCTTCACCGACACCGCCGTGCATGTCGCCGACCACCTGCAACGCAATGGTGATATCCGCTCCGGCCTGATCGGTTTTATCGACGACCGCACCGAGCGCATACCCAAGGAACTGAGCAACCTGCCCTTGCTGGGCAATACCCGTGACCTGGAAAAGCTGATTCGCGCCGAGCAGGTCAACCAAGTCATGATCTGCCTGCCGTGGGCGGCCGAGCAACGCATCCACGGGCTGGTCAACCGCCTGCGCCAGATGTCGGTGAACGTGATGCTGGTACCGGACATGGCCGCCCTGCGCTACGGTCACAGCCGCATCACAGACGTGGGCGGCATCCTGATGTTCAACACCTCGCAGTTGCCGCTGCGTGGGTGGTCGCCGGTGATCAAGCGCTGTGAGGATGTCCTGTTGGCCAGCCTGGCGCTGGTGGCGCTGTCCCCGGTGATGCTGGTGACGGCGATTGCGATCAAGCTCGACTCCAAAGGCCCGGTGCTGTTTCGCCAGAACCGTTATGGCTACAACGACAACGAAATCCGCGTGTTCAAGTTCCGCTCGATGTTCACCGATCAGAGCGACTTCACCGCCGAGCAACAAACCACCCGCAAAGACCCACGCATCACGCGCGTGGGCCGCATCATCCGCAAAACCAGCATCGACGAGTTGCCGCAGCTGTTCAACGTGCTGCTGGGCAACATGTCGATGGTCGGCCCGCGCCCTCATGCCACGGCGACCAAGGCGGCGGGCGTTCCGTTTGAAGTGGCGGTGAGCGAATACAGCTCGCGGCATCGGGTCAAGCCGGGCATCACCGGCTGGGCGCAGATCAACGGCTACCGTGGCGAGACCGACACCCTGTTCAAGATCCAGAAGCGCGTCGAGTACGACCTGGAATACATCTCGAAGTGGTCGGTGTGGTTTGACCTGTACATCGTCTTCATGACGGTCCCGGCCGTCCTCTCCACTAAGGAGGTCTATTGA
- a CDS encoding LysE family translocator has protein sequence MIDFTTLLMFSGAVLLLLLSPGPNMAFVISHGMSDGWRGGVASSLGICVADVLLTLLTATGVTALVASWPPSFDVIRYAGVVYLLWLVVKTLQNSARLDTARVKRVRLSRVFVQALLNSLLNPKALLFFLVFLPQFVRPEAGSIAVQLLVLGGVLTLIAGVFHALLGIFGGALSRVFAANARSARLQKWGLASVLMLLAARLALMSRPA, from the coding sequence ATGATCGATTTCACAACGTTGCTGATGTTCTCGGGTGCTGTCTTGCTGTTGCTGCTATCGCCGGGGCCGAACATGGCGTTTGTGATCAGCCATGGCATGAGTGATGGCTGGCGCGGTGGTGTGGCCTCAAGCCTTGGCATCTGCGTGGCCGATGTACTGCTCACCCTGTTGACTGCCACCGGGGTGACGGCGCTGGTTGCCAGTTGGCCGCCGTCGTTTGATGTGATTCGCTACGCCGGAGTCGTCTACCTGTTGTGGCTGGTGGTTAAAACCTTGCAGAACAGTGCGCGCCTGGACACTGCCCGGGTCAAGCGCGTGCGCCTGAGCCGGGTGTTTGTGCAGGCGCTGCTCAACAGCCTGCTCAACCCCAAGGCGCTGCTGTTTTTCCTGGTGTTTTTGCCGCAGTTCGTCCGGCCCGAGGCCGGGAGCATCGCGGTGCAACTGCTGGTGTTGGGCGGTGTGCTGACCCTGATTGCCGGGGTATTTCACGCGCTGCTGGGGATTTTTGGCGGTGCGCTCAGCCGGGTATTTGCCGCAAATGCCCGCAGCGCCAGGCTGCAGAAATGGGGCCTGGCGAGCGTGTTGATGCTATTGGCGGCGCGGCTGGCGTTGATGTCGCGGCCAGCGTGA
- the inhA gene encoding isonitrile hydratase yields the protein MTLQIGFLLFPGIQQLDLTGPYDVLGSLPDVKLHLVWKDLAPVTSSTGMVFTPTMTYADCPRLDVICVPGGSGVGALMEDPHTLDFLKAQAQTARYVTSVCTGSLVLGAAGLLRGRKATTHWAYHDLLAPLGAIPVQARVVRDGNLLTGGGITAGIDFALTLAAELYSEAAAQLVQLQIEYAPAPPFDSGSPETAPKHVLEEARKRTAESRRVRGEIVARAAARLG from the coding sequence ATGACCTTGCAGATCGGCTTTCTGTTGTTCCCCGGCATTCAGCAACTGGACCTCACCGGGCCGTATGACGTATTGGGTTCTCTGCCCGACGTGAAGCTGCACCTGGTGTGGAAAGATCTGGCGCCGGTCACCTCCAGTACCGGCATGGTGTTTACCCCGACCATGACCTATGCCGACTGCCCGCGCCTGGACGTGATTTGCGTGCCCGGTGGCTCCGGCGTTGGCGCCTTGATGGAAGACCCGCACACCCTGGACTTCCTCAAGGCCCAGGCCCAGACCGCGCGCTACGTGACGTCGGTGTGCACCGGCTCGCTGGTACTCGGTGCTGCGGGTTTACTGCGTGGCCGCAAGGCCACCACCCACTGGGCTTACCACGACCTGCTCGCCCCGCTGGGCGCGATCCCGGTGCAGGCGCGTGTGGTGCGTGACGGCAATCTGTTGACCGGTGGCGGGATCACTGCCGGCATCGACTTTGCGCTGACCCTGGCCGCCGAGTTGTACAGCGAGGCTGCTGCGCAATTGGTGCAGTTGCAGATCGAATACGCACCGGCACCGCCGTTCGATTCGGGCAGCCCGGAGACCGCGCCCAAGCACGTGTTGGAAGAAGCCAGAAAGCGCACAGCGGAATCGCGTCGGGTGCGTGGCGAGATCGTAGCGCGGGCGGCGGCTCGGTTGGGCTGA
- a CDS encoding GlxA family transcriptional regulator → MPRIIHVLTFPNAQVLDVTGPLQVFATTNDLARQRGLPLPYAVSVIAAQTEPVMTSAGLALVAEPLPAADAPCDTLVIAGGWGVYGAAEDLELVDWVKQKAQHTRRMTSVCTGAFLLAASGLLDGCRVATHWTRCEELARKFPALTVESNPIFIQQGAVWTSAGVTAGIDLCLALVEEDLGRAVALEAARHLVVFLKRPGGQSQFSAALALQKGDSRFADLHAWMVENLTLDLNIPTLAAQAGMSERSFVRHYRAETGQTPARAVELIRVETARRQLADSTASIKRIALQCGFGCEETLRRSFLRALQVTPQAYRERFCDAV, encoded by the coding sequence ATGCCTCGGATCATTCACGTACTCACTTTCCCTAACGCTCAGGTGCTTGATGTGACCGGGCCGTTGCAGGTGTTCGCCACCACTAACGACCTGGCGCGCCAGCGCGGTTTGCCATTGCCTTACGCGGTGTCAGTAATCGCCGCGCAGACCGAGCCGGTCATGACCTCCGCCGGCCTGGCGCTGGTGGCCGAGCCGCTGCCTGCGGCTGACGCGCCGTGCGACACGCTGGTCATTGCCGGCGGGTGGGGCGTGTACGGCGCCGCCGAGGACCTTGAGTTGGTCGATTGGGTCAAGCAAAAAGCCCAGCACACCCGGCGCATGACCTCGGTGTGCACCGGCGCTTTCCTGCTCGCCGCCAGTGGTTTGCTCGACGGCTGCCGCGTGGCCACGCACTGGACGCGCTGCGAGGAGTTGGCGCGCAAATTCCCCGCGCTGACCGTCGAGTCCAACCCGATTTTCATCCAGCAAGGCGCGGTGTGGACGTCCGCCGGCGTCACGGCCGGCATCGACTTGTGTCTGGCCCTGGTGGAAGAAGACCTGGGCCGCGCGGTGGCCCTGGAAGCCGCGCGGCACTTGGTGGTGTTCCTCAAGCGCCCGGGCGGCCAGTCACAATTCAGCGCGGCGCTGGCCCTGCAAAAAGGCGACAGCCGCTTCGCCGACTTGCACGCCTGGATGGTGGAAAACCTCACCCTCGACCTGAACATTCCCACCTTGGCCGCCCAGGCCGGCATGAGCGAGCGCAGTTTTGTGCGTCACTACCGCGCCGAAACCGGCCAGACCCCCGCGCGGGCGGTTGAGCTGATTCGCGTGGAAACTGCGCGCCGGCAACTGGCCGACAGCACGGCGTCGATCAAACGCATCGCCTTGCAATGCGGTTTTGGTTGCGAGGAAACCCTGCGGCGCAGTTTCCTGCGCGCTTTGCAGGTCACGCCCCAGGCCTACCGCGAGCGCTTCTGCGACGCGGTTTGA
- a CDS encoding alpha/beta fold hydrolase: MTTLATLLYIRTPMLEIAYEAHGPEGGAPVILLHGFPYDPRGYDAIAPALAARGCRVLVPYLRGYGPTRFINDQVMRSGQQAALAQDLLDFMDALSIQQATLAGYDWGGRAACIVAALWPQRVRGLVTGDGYNIQDIAKSLKPRAPETEHRLWYQFYFHTQRGVDGLTANRRELCELLWKLWSPTWAEGPHLYGNTAPSFDNPDFVEVVIHSYRHRFMYAPGDPALEGIEQALAAQPPISVPTISLCGADDGVGPAPAVDDDVENFSGYYRRDVLPGVGHNIPQEAPQATLAAICELLDRA, encoded by the coding sequence ATGACTACTCTCGCCACGCTGCTTTACATCCGTACGCCCATGTTGGAAATCGCCTACGAAGCCCACGGCCCGGAAGGCGGCGCCCCGGTTATCCTGCTGCACGGGTTCCCCTACGACCCACGCGGCTACGATGCCATCGCGCCGGCGCTGGCCGCGCGTGGGTGCCGGGTGCTGGTGCCGTATCTGCGGGGGTATGGCCCGACGCGGTTTATCAATGATCAGGTGATGCGTTCCGGCCAACAGGCGGCGTTGGCCCAGGACCTGCTGGATTTCATGGATGCCTTGTCCATCCAGCAAGCGACCCTGGCAGGTTATGACTGGGGTGGCCGCGCCGCGTGCATCGTCGCGGCGCTGTGGCCGCAGCGGGTGCGCGGGTTGGTGACCGGGGACGGTTACAACATCCAGGACATTGCCAAGTCGCTCAAGCCTCGCGCGCCTGAAACGGAGCATCGGTTGTGGTATCAGTTTTACTTCCACACCCAGCGCGGGGTCGACGGGCTGACGGCCAACCGCCGCGAGCTCTGCGAGTTGTTGTGGAAACTCTGGTCACCGACCTGGGCTGAAGGGCCACACCTGTACGGCAACACCGCGCCTTCGTTTGATAACCCGGATTTTGTCGAGGTGGTGATTCACTCCTATCGCCACCGCTTCATGTACGCGCCGGGCGACCCGGCATTGGAAGGCATCGAACAGGCTTTAGCCGCGCAGCCGCCGATTTCAGTGCCGACTATTTCGCTGTGTGGCGCCGATGATGGCGTGGGCCCGGCGCCAGCGGTGGATGACGATGTGGAAAACTTCAGCGGCTATTACCGCCGCGACGTCTTGCCCGGCGTGGGTCACAACATCCCCCAGGAAGCACCGCAGGCGACGCTCGCGGCGATCTGCGAACTACTCGATCGCGCCTGA
- a CDS encoding GNAT family N-acetyltransferase — MTTFPTLATQRLRLRELRATDAPALFAIHSDTANMRWFGADPMTDLAQAHALINTFAQWRTQPNPGTRWGIEQDGQLIGSCGLFKWNRGWNSCALSCELAPAARGQGLMSEALRAMLDWGFAHMQLHRVEAMVHPHNTASLALLERLGFNTEGILREAGFWNGQRHDLVVLGLLAE, encoded by the coding sequence ATGACCACATTCCCAACACTTGCCACCCAGCGCCTGCGCCTGCGCGAATTACGCGCAACCGACGCCCCGGCGTTGTTTGCCATCCACAGCGACACCGCCAACATGCGCTGGTTTGGCGCCGACCCGATGACCGACCTGGCCCAGGCCCACGCCTTGATCAACACCTTCGCCCAATGGCGCACGCAGCCCAACCCAGGCACACGCTGGGGGATTGAACAGGATGGCCAACTGATCGGCAGTTGCGGCCTGTTCAAATGGAATCGCGGCTGGAACAGTTGCGCCCTGTCCTGTGAACTGGCACCCGCAGCCCGTGGCCAAGGCTTAATGAGCGAAGCCTTGCGGGCGATGCTCGATTGGGGCTTTGCGCACATGCAATTGCATCGGGTTGAAGCCATGGTCCACCCACACAACACAGCATCACTGGCGTTGTTGGAGCGTTTGGGCTTTAACACTGAAGGTATATTGCGCGAGGCCGGGTTCTGGAATGGCCAGCGGCATGATCTTGTGGTGTTGGGGCTGTTGGCGGAGTGA
- a CDS encoding cysteine hydrolase family protein — MRQVLLIIDVQPSFSPPAWLVDGINTLLGRLPSVATVERHDESVTPFARQLGWQPAPDDNSLIAAERIFIKHGYAPTPETVAYLKSLAPDRVLVCGIQTDTCVLAAGFALFDAGLQPTLISDLTVGSSLHRSGKLGVDLWRHHFGKVVDRAQVIATTAP; from the coding sequence ATGCGCCAAGTACTGCTGATCATCGACGTGCAACCCAGCTTCAGTCCACCCGCATGGCTGGTCGACGGCATCAACACCCTGCTCGGGCGCCTGCCATCAGTAGCCACCGTGGAACGCCACGACGAAAGCGTAACCCCCTTCGCCCGCCAACTGGGCTGGCAACCTGCGCCGGATGACAACAGCCTGATTGCCGCCGAGCGCATCTTTATCAAGCACGGCTACGCCCCCACGCCCGAGACCGTCGCCTACCTGAAAAGCCTGGCGCCGGACCGTGTGCTGGTGTGTGGCATTCAAACCGACACGTGCGTCCTGGCGGCCGGGTTCGCGTTGTTTGATGCAGGATTGCAGCCGACGCTGATCAGCGATTTGACCGTGGGTTCGTCGCTACACCGGTCGGGAAAGTTGGGCGTAGACCTGTGGCGGCATCACTTCGGCAAAGTCGTAGATCGTGCCCAAGTGATCGCGACGACCGCCCCATGA
- a CDS encoding glucose 1-dehydrogenase has translation MQISLQQQVALVTGASSGIGAGAAKALAEAGAAVVLNYNSQAAPAEALAAQINANGGRAIAIGGDVSREADVERLFAQTLDAFGHLDILVANSGLQKDANLVDMTLDDWNTVIGVNLTGQFLCARAAVRIFNRQGVREGVSRAAGKIIHMSSVHQIIPWAGHVNYAASKGGVEMLMRTLAQEVSEQRIRINGIAPGAIRTAINRAATEGAAEKELLKLIPYGRVGDVEDVANAVVWLASDASDYVVGSTLFIDGGMSLYPEFRGNG, from the coding sequence ATGCAGATTTCGTTGCAGCAACAAGTGGCCCTGGTCACGGGCGCCAGTTCCGGCATTGGTGCAGGCGCCGCCAAGGCACTGGCCGAAGCCGGTGCGGCGGTGGTGCTCAATTACAACTCCCAGGCGGCGCCGGCCGAAGCCCTCGCCGCGCAGATCAACGCCAACGGCGGTCGGGCGATTGCTATCGGCGGCGATGTGTCCAGGGAAGCCGACGTAGAACGCCTGTTCGCCCAAACCCTCGACGCCTTCGGCCACCTCGACATTCTGGTGGCCAATTCCGGCCTGCAAAAAGACGCCAACCTGGTCGACATGACCCTCGACGACTGGAACACCGTGATCGGCGTCAACCTCACCGGCCAATTCCTGTGTGCGCGTGCCGCCGTGCGGATTTTCAATCGCCAGGGCGTGCGCGAGGGCGTGTCGCGCGCCGCCGGCAAAATCATCCACATGAGCTCGGTGCATCAGATCATTCCGTGGGCCGGGCATGTGAACTACGCGGCCTCCAAGGGCGGCGTCGAGATGCTGATGCGCACCCTCGCCCAGGAAGTCAGCGAGCAACGCATCCGCATCAACGGCATTGCGCCGGGGGCGATTCGCACGGCGATCAACCGTGCAGCCACCGAAGGCGCCGCCGAAAAAGAGCTGTTGAAGTTGATTCCCTACGGCCGGGTCGGCGACGTCGAAGACGTAGCCAATGCGGTGGTATGGCTGGCCAGCGACGCGTCGGATTACGTGGTCGGCAGCACCCTGTTTATTGATGGCGGCATGAGCCTTTATCCGGAGTTTCGTGGCAATGGTTGA
- a CDS encoding sigma-70 family RNA polymerase sigma factor, translating to MIPQPPRRTGFFEHYEELIGTWTRRLRNRQQAEDLAHDTFVRVLESRSSEVAQPRAYLHQTARNIAVDAYRREDRREALGLDAFDHSAPHSGDPEHFMHAIQLADSIERALAELPLNCRKIFIWQKIEGLTQQEIAVRLGLSKNMVEKYMIRTLRHLRDRLDAMAP from the coding sequence ATGATCCCTCAGCCGCCCCGCAGAACAGGCTTTTTCGAGCATTACGAAGAGTTGATCGGCACCTGGACCCGCCGCCTGAGAAACCGTCAGCAAGCTGAAGACCTGGCCCACGACACCTTCGTGCGGGTGCTTGAGTCGCGTTCGAGCGAGGTTGCGCAACCGCGCGCCTATCTGCATCAAACAGCGCGAAACATCGCCGTGGATGCCTACCGCCGTGAAGACCGGCGCGAGGCGCTGGGGCTGGACGCCTTTGATCACAGTGCGCCCCACAGTGGCGACCCGGAGCATTTCATGCACGCGATCCAGTTGGCGGACTCCATCGAGCGGGCGTTGGCCGAGCTGCCGCTTAACTGTCGCAAGATATTTATCTGGCAGAAGATCGAGGGGCTGACCCAGCAGGAAATCGCCGTGCGCCTGGGCCTGTCTAAAAACATGGTGGAAAAGTATATGATCCGCACCTTGCGGCATCTGCGTGACCGCCTGGATGCGATGGCCCCATGA